GTGTGGAGGCAGTGGATCCTGTATTCCAAGCTAAGATGTTGGACATGCTCAAGCAGACCGGCAGGTAAGACATCTGTTCAGTGTTCACATGCACTGATATAGTGTAGTAGTATCATAAACTCATAATTGAGCAGGGATGTTGCTAAATTCCGGTTGGGGTTATTAGTTATTTAGCTGTACACACGCCTGTCCACTGCTCATCAGGCCCGAGATGGTGGTGGGTTGGTACCACAGTCACCCTGGTTTTGGCTGCTGGTTATCTGGGGTGGACATCAACACCCAGCAGAGCTTTGAGGCGCTGTCAGAGAGAGCTGTTGCAGTGGTGGTGGATCCCATTCAGAGTGTCAAAGGAAAGGTGCGGATGCGTTTAAGCATTATACGAcggcactcttattttgaacCATATAAAAATCTGCACAAATTCCTTTCCAGGTTGTCATTGATGCCTTCAGACTGATCAATGCCAATATGATGGTGCTGGGTCATGAACCAAGACAAACCACATCAAATCTGGGTCATCTGAACAAACCCTCAATCCAGGTAACACAAGACTAATTCCTTCATAATAGCCCAATAATTGTGTTAAGTATACAAAGACTCCATCGGAATTTAACACAGTTTAACAAGTGACCATGACCTGAAGGAGTCATGACcttaaacaaacacatttactttattttttcttgttgatGGTTGATTATTAGTGAGTGATTAAAATATGAATTCTATTATTTGTCATGTATTTCCAATTATATATGTACTTCTCATTTCCCTGATATTCAGGCTCTGATTCATGGACTGAACAGACACTACTACTCAATCACCATTAATTACAGGAAAAATGAGTTGGAGCAAAAGGTATGACCCTTGGCCATGTCCACACAAACATGGATGTTTTTAGATACACGCATTTCTCCCACTCTGGTACATTATTGgcgaaaaaaaatctccatccacacgagaggaaaaaaaactgactGGCTTTCCTACAGATGCTGCTGAACTTGCATAAAAAGAGTTGGATGGAAGGTCTCACCCTTCAGGATTACAGCGAGCACTGCAAACTGAATGAAACCATTGTCAAGGAAATGCTGGAACTAGCTAAGAACTACAACAAGGTAATaggctttctttttctttgattAATAGGCAGATACgaataaaatgaaatacttcatataaaatacacatattAGAAAggaatttaaaggggacctattatgcctcttcctcttttctgacctacaaatgtagttagaatgttgtattctcgtttcaaacgatgccaaagtttcagataatgaggtttgcacatttggaagtgagccctgaaagaagtttgggatgactcaaaaagCTGGTAAAACTTTCCCTTTCCCCGCTTAGGCTgttgaagaagaagacaaaatgaCACCAGAACAGCTGGCAATCAAGAACGTTGGCAAACAGGTAACATTTTGTTCTTAGTTGGAATAGATCATTCCACTTTATATGATAATTTAAGACAATTGTATTACAGCAGAtcctcactttttatttttttattttttatgtatatatatatatatatatatatatatatatatatatatatatatcgtttAGTAGTGAATGACATCTTTGTGTCTCTCCCGTAGGATCCCAAGAGGCACCTGGAAGAGCACGTAGACGTGTTAATGACATCTAACATTGTCCAGTGTCTTGCCGCCATGTTGGACACTGTCGTTTTCCAGTGATGTTTATAACTGTTAATAAATAcaaccatttttttccttttatataaaataaatgtatgtatagaTGATGACTGACTTCATCTTTTATTGAGGGTTTTTAATACGAAAAATCTCATGCATTAGCTGTATCCCCTGGGGGCTGTGTATTATCAGAGTCGCTCATCTGCCATCAAGGCAGAATTTCTTTTGTAAACTGCTCAGAggtcattgttttattttcaacaaATCAAATCGCATTGGCTGAGAATAATCGCTCCTGAATAAACTGGGAGAACATTCCATCAGGCAAAGGTGATTTGCAGCAATGTCCTGACACAATTGACtgcattgcacacacacacacacacacatttttttttgttttgttttgacaccACCCTCTTTGTCACAGCATGCAGTGCAATAACAATGTGTTGGCATTTCCATGCCACTGCTGTGACCATCACAGTGTCTCCTTTCTCCTTTAGCTTTTCAACTTCAATGTTGCTGAATAGTTCTTAGGTCTTTAAGCTTACAGCCATCACTTATAGTAAAATGCCATTTCTATTCCCTTGT
The Doryrhamphus excisus isolate RoL2022-K1 chromosome 12, RoL_Dexc_1.0, whole genome shotgun sequence genome window above contains:
- the psmd14 gene encoding 26S proteasome non-ATPase regulatory subunit 14, with the protein product MDRLLRLGGGMPGLGQGPPTDAPAVDTAEQVYISSLALLKMLKHGRAGVPMEVMGLMLGEFVDDYTVRVIDVFAMPQSGTGVSVEAVDPVFQAKMLDMLKQTGRPEMVVGWYHSHPGFGCWLSGVDINTQQSFEALSERAVAVVVDPIQSVKGKVVIDAFRLINANMMVLGHEPRQTTSNLGHLNKPSIQALIHGLNRHYYSITINYRKNELEQKMLLNLHKKSWMEGLTLQDYSEHCKLNETIVKEMLELAKNYNKAVEEEDKMTPEQLAIKNVGKQDPKRHLEEHVDVLMTSNIVQCLAAMLDTVVFQ